A stretch of the Helicobacter sp. 'house sparrow 1' genome encodes the following:
- a CDS encoding efflux RND transporter permease subunit, whose translation MLARIIEFSLRQRIMTILCALGLLVFGIYNFLTIPIDAFPDISSTQVKLVVKAPGMAPEEVENRVVRPLELELLGLQGEKSLRSVSKYAIADITLDFEDDVNIYLARNMVNERIMGVLDDLPSGVSVTLGPIVSPLSDMFMFTVDGNLPEIKKREIMDFTIRPALRSIRGVADVNPMGGYAKAIAVVPDFNDMARLGINISDLQQVLKENLKNDGAGKVDRSGETFLVKIQSAALDEDSIKNITISTKNGFLRIGDFCNVVPSYRTRLGFLTKDGVGEAVGGLVLSVKGSNSKETIQRIYEKFEELKKILPKELSINVYYDRSDLTQKAVDTVSKTLIEAIVLIIITLFLFLGDLRAAIAVSVILPLALSVAFIFMKNYGITANLMSLGGLAIAIGILVDSAVVMVENAFERLSGNKTLTKLHLVYRACSEIAVSVFSGILIIIIFFVPILTLEGLEGKMFRPLAQSIVFALLGSLVLAMTVIPVVSSMVLKAKEHHETFLVRIINKVYHPALDFCLRNSKIVFLGAFIFLVASFSLFPFIGKSFMPTLDEGDLVLTIETTPAVSINQAKDLMLRIERQIKTVSEVKSAVGRTGSDELGLDLSGFNQTDIFVAFKPKKEWSVETKEELIEKIHMALKDFKGISFTYTQPIDMRVSEMLTGVRGDLAIKVFGEDIGALNNLSSQIVRIIEGVRGSSQVFTALNKGVNYLYVTPYKDVMANVGITTEEFSKFMKSSLEGIVVEYIPQGIARIPVIIRQNNAIAEDITMLKSLEMSSESGTPVPISSIAEIKEVDGPVTIYRENARRYSVIRSNVENRDLGSFVKEVQDRIQKEVKLPSGYYITYGGQFENQQRANARLSTVIPLSIVVIFFILFFTFKSIPLSLLILLNIPFAVTGGLISLYFSGEYISVPASVGFIALFGIAVLNGVVMVGYFKELISQGIGIDEAVQKGAKRRLRPVLMTACIAALGLIPMLLSNGVGSEVQRPLAVVVLGGLVTSSMLTLLILPPMFRIIAKKIKL comes from the coding sequence GAATTTTCACTTCGTCAAAGAATAATGACGATTTTGTGTGCTTTAGGGCTTTTGGTATTTGGAATTTATAATTTTTTAACCATACCCATAGATGCTTTTCCCGATATCTCTTCAACACAGGTAAAACTAGTTGTAAAAGCACCAGGAATGGCACCAGAAGAGGTAGAAAATCGAGTAGTTAGACCTTTAGAGCTTGAATTATTGGGATTACAGGGTGAAAAGTCTTTGCGTAGTGTTTCTAAATATGCAATTGCTGATATTACACTTGATTTTGAAGATGATGTAAATATTTATCTGGCTAGAAATATGGTAAATGAAAGAATTATGGGGGTTCTTGATGATTTACCTAGTGGCGTAAGTGTAACACTAGGACCAATTGTTAGTCCATTGTCTGATATGTTTATGTTTACAGTAGATGGCAATTTACCTGAAATTAAAAAGCGTGAAATTATGGATTTTACTATTCGCCCTGCTTTAAGGAGTATCAGAGGGGTTGCGGATGTAAATCCTATGGGAGGATATGCAAAAGCTATAGCTGTGGTTCCAGATTTTAATGATATGGCAAGACTTGGAATAAATATTAGTGATTTGCAACAAGTTTTAAAAGAGAACCTAAAGAATGATGGAGCAGGTAAGGTTGATAGAAGTGGGGAAACTTTCCTGGTAAAGATTCAATCTGCTGCCCTTGATGAGGATTCTATAAAAAACATTACCATATCTACAAAAAATGGGTTTTTGAGAATAGGTGATTTTTGTAATGTGGTTCCAAGCTATCGCACAAGATTAGGATTTTTAACTAAAGATGGAGTTGGAGAGGCTGTTGGCGGCCTTGTGCTTTCTGTGAAAGGTTCTAACTCAAAAGAAACAATTCAAAGGATTTATGAAAAATTTGAAGAATTGAAAAAAATTCTGCCAAAAGAGTTAAGTATTAATGTTTATTATGATCGTTCTGATCTAACACAAAAGGCCGTAGATACTGTGAGTAAAACACTCATTGAGGCAATTGTTTTGATTATAATTACCCTATTTTTATTTTTGGGGGATTTGCGTGCAGCAATTGCTGTAAGTGTGATTTTACCTCTAGCCCTTAGTGTTGCTTTTATTTTTATGAAAAATTATGGCATTACGGCAAATTTAATGAGTTTGGGTGGTTTGGCCATTGCTATTGGAATCTTAGTGGATTCTGCTGTAGTAATGGTAGAAAATGCCTTTGAGCGCTTAAGTGGGAATAAAACTCTGACAAAATTACATCTTGTGTATCGGGCTTGTAGTGAAATTGCTGTTTCTGTATTTAGTGGAATATTAATTATCATTATCTTCTTTGTGCCTATTTTGACTTTAGAGGGGTTGGAGGGGAAAATGTTTAGACCTCTGGCACAAAGCATCGTTTTTGCCTTACTTGGTTCTTTGGTTTTAGCAATGACTGTTATTCCTGTAGTCAGTTCAATGGTATTAAAAGCAAAAGAACATCACGAAACTTTCCTTGTAAGGATAATTAATAAAGTTTATCACCCCGCTTTAGATTTTTGTTTAAGAAACTCTAAGATCGTATTTTTAGGTGCATTCATTTTTTTGGTTGCAAGTTTTTCACTATTTCCTTTTATTGGTAAATCATTTATGCCAACCCTTGATGAGGGGGATTTGGTTTTGACAATTGAGACTACTCCTGCAGTATCTATTAATCAAGCAAAGGATTTGATGCTAAGAATTGAAAGACAGATCAAAACTGTAAGTGAAGTAAAATCAGCTGTTGGTAGGACAGGGTCAGATGAATTGGGATTAGATCTTTCAGGTTTTAATCAGACTGATATTTTTGTTGCATTTAAGCCTAAAAAAGAATGGAGTGTAGAAACTAAAGAAGAATTGATTGAAAAGATACATATGGCTCTAAAGGATTTTAAGGGTATTAGCTTTACTTACACACAACCCATTGATATGAGAGTTTCAGAGATGCTCACTGGGGTGCGTGGAGATTTAGCAATTAAAGTTTTTGGGGAAGATATTGGAGCTTTAAATAATCTAAGTTCTCAAATTGTAAGAATTATAGAAGGAGTTAGGGGATCTAGTCAGGTTTTTACAGCCTTAAACAAAGGAGTAAATTATCTTTATGTAACACCCTATAAAGATGTGATGGCAAATGTTGGGATTACAACAGAAGAATTTTCAAAGTTTATGAAATCTTCTTTAGAGGGGATTGTCGTAGAATATATTCCTCAAGGAATTGCTAGAATTCCTGTTATTATCCGACAAAATAATGCAATTGCTGAAGATATTACAATGCTAAAGAGTTTAGAGATGAGTTCAGAGAGTGGCACACCTGTCCCTATTAGTTCTATTGCAGAGATTAAGGAAGTGGATGGTCCTGTAACCATCTATCGTGAAAATGCTCGAAGATATAGTGTAATTAGAAGTAATGTTGAAAATAGAGATTTGGGTAGTTTTGTAAAAGAAGTTCAAGATAGAATACAAAAAGAGGTAAAGCTGCCAAGTGGATATTATATTACTTATGGAGGACAATTTGAAAATCAGCAAAGAGCAAATGCAAGATTATCGACAGTTATTCCTCTTAGTATAGTGGTGATATTTTTCATTTTATTTTTCACTTTTAAAAGCATTCCTTTATCCTTACTGATTCTGCTTAATATTCCTTTTGCAGTAACTGGAGGCTTAATTTCCTTGTATTTTTCTGGGGAGTATATCTCTGTTCCTGCAAGTGTTGGATTTATTGCATTATTTGGGATTGCTGTTTTAAATGGGGTTGTGATGGTAGGTTATTTCAAAGAACTAATTTCTCAGGGAATTGGTATAGATGAGGCGGTTCAAAAAGGTGCTAAGAGAAGATTAAGACCTGTATTAATGACAGCTTGTATTGCAGCTCTTGGGCTTATTCCAATGCTTCTTTCTAATGGGGTGGGTTCTGAGGTGCAAAGACCTCTAGCAGTTGTGGTGTTGGGAGGATTGGTAACCTCAAGCATGCTAACTTTATTGATATTGCCTCCAATGTTTAGAATCATTGCCAAAAAAATTAAGTTATAA
- a CDS encoding DUF3240 family protein, giving the protein MLEVYLEIELKNKMIDLLLENGVSSFYCFDGYKYALKEDLISEKEKVSGRKECALFKIFLEEKKNKKIIKLIKENIDSNKMEIF; this is encoded by the coding sequence ATGCTTGAGGTTTATTTGGAAATAGAGCTAAAAAATAAAATGATAGATTTACTTTTGGAAAATGGTGTGAGTAGTTTTTATTGTTTTGATGGCTACAAGTATGCCTTAAAAGAGGATTTAATTAGCGAAAAAGAAAAGGTAAGTGGTAGAAAGGAATGTGCCCTATTTAAGATTTTTTTAGAAGAAAAGAAGAATAAAAAAATCATCAAGCTAATTAAAGAAAATATAGATTCTAATAAGATGGAGATCTTTTAG
- a CDS encoding outer membrane beta-barrel protein — MGSGQFIRVNFILIASISYIFAKDGFFFGYENEFGILNISHQQRVSTFATNSYIPLSIKNPRGINYVLGFLGGYELYFKNKQDIPTNHGLRIGLKLQMGYATMELNTISKDLSQQLYSHLDFGFLTIKTGISAQYIWNFFQKNNTSIGFLSGLNIDVNYFKGTSEFLDGIYGVDRPVFYNIGFYPNIGVLFQTPSLYFSLTYRIGPIGGLFSTYTHYPILETSMPGIGKYQYYVENEIDFSSFFSFGIGYRF; from the coding sequence ATGGGGAGTGGGCAATTTATTAGAGTTAATTTTATTCTTATAGCCTCAATATCCTATATTTTTGCAAAAGATGGCTTTTTCTTTGGATATGAAAATGAATTTGGAATCTTAAATATCTCACACCAACAAAGAGTAAGCACTTTTGCCACAAATTCTTATATCCCCCTTAGTATCAAAAATCCAAGAGGAATAAATTATGTATTAGGTTTCTTGGGAGGGTATGAGCTTTATTTCAAAAACAAGCAAGACATACCCACAAATCACGGCCTTAGAATTGGACTAAAATTACAAATGGGATATGCCACTATGGAACTCAACACCATAAGCAAGGATTTATCTCAACAACTCTACTCCCATTTAGATTTTGGATTTTTAACAATCAAAACAGGAATATCTGCGCAATATATCTGGAACTTTTTTCAAAAAAACAATACCTCTATTGGATTTCTTAGCGGGCTTAATATTGATGTAAATTATTTTAAGGGTACCAGTGAATTTCTAGATGGTATTTATGGAGTTGATAGACCTGTATTTTACAATATTGGTTTTTATCCAAATATAGGAGTCCTATTCCAAACCCCCTCCCTTTATTTCTCTTTAACCTATAGGATTGGTCCAATAGGAGGACTTTTTAGTACATATACACATTACCCTATTTTAGAAACTTCAATGCCTGGCATAGGAAAGTATCAATACTATGTTGAAAATGAAATTGACTTCTCAAGCTTTTTTAGTTTTGGTATTGGCTATAGATTCTAA
- the yedF gene encoding sulfurtransferase-like selenium metabolism protein YedF: MKKYTINYHLDLRGEPCPYPAIEGLEALKQLKKGEILEIVSDCPQSINTIPIDAKNYGYNVLDIIQDGVDIYYVIERKD; the protein is encoded by the coding sequence ATGAAAAAATACACTATTAATTATCATTTAGATCTAAGGGGAGAACCCTGTCCATATCCTGCCATTGAGGGACTAGAAGCACTCAAACAACTTAAAAAAGGAGAAATTTTAGAGATTGTGAGCGACTGTCCTCAAAGTATTAATACCATCCCCATTGATGCCAAAAACTATGGCTACAATGTTTTAGATATTATTCAGGATGGGGTAGATATTTATTATGTTATTGAGAGAAAAGATTAA
- the yedE gene encoding selenium metabolism membrane protein YedE/FdhT → MWKDFKQKYLINFWNPFYSILLIGILSAYYFGITGSAWAVTGEFTRWGGEILQLFGIQTKQWEYFQIIGLEGSIFTRKDGVMIIGMFLGAMIATLFANGFKIRVPKSKIRITQALVGGIIAGFGARLGMGCNLASFFTGIPQFSLHAWFFTLMSIVGVYVGTKVIKLSFLQTHISLKAGASLKPIKKDHSKLSFFLGILVLFGSIIWIITLMQQDTFKPKLSVLGIATLFGLIFGFVIARAQICFTSAFRDLFLTGRGLVARAIILGMFISTLGVFIFIMLGIPPKIVWAGPNVIIGGFLFGLGIVIAGGCECGWMYRAMEGQVHYVIVGIGNLIGSILLAYTWPLYSQVLAKDYPRINLLESFGNYGGLFINYIFLILFLCFILFLEKKIQIRIKKELKQ, encoded by the coding sequence ATGTGGAAAGACTTTAAACAAAAATATCTTATAAATTTTTGGAATCCTTTTTATTCTATTCTGCTTATTGGAATTTTATCTGCTTATTATTTTGGCATCACAGGATCTGCTTGGGCTGTTACCGGAGAATTTACACGCTGGGGTGGTGAGATACTCCAACTTTTTGGCATTCAAACAAAACAGTGGGAATATTTTCAAATCATAGGCTTAGAGGGTAGTATTTTTACACGAAAAGATGGTGTAATGATTATTGGTATGTTCCTTGGTGCTATGATTGCAACACTTTTTGCCAATGGCTTTAAAATTCGAGTTCCTAAGAGCAAAATTAGAATTACTCAAGCACTTGTAGGTGGAATCATTGCTGGTTTTGGTGCAAGACTTGGAATGGGATGCAATCTTGCAAGCTTTTTTACAGGAATTCCTCAATTTAGTCTTCATGCTTGGTTTTTCACTCTAATGAGTATTGTTGGTGTATATGTGGGTACAAAAGTAATAAAGCTCTCTTTCCTTCAAACTCACATTAGCCTCAAAGCTGGAGCTAGTCTTAAGCCCATAAAAAAAGATCACTCCAAGCTATCTTTTTTTCTTGGCATTCTTGTTTTATTTGGATCAATAATTTGGATTATTACTTTAATGCAACAAGATACCTTTAAACCAAAACTATCTGTTCTTGGAATTGCTACCTTATTTGGGCTGATCTTTGGTTTTGTGATTGCAAGGGCCCAAATTTGTTTTACATCTGCCTTTAGGGATTTATTTTTAACAGGAAGAGGATTAGTAGCAAGAGCAATCATTCTAGGAATGTTTATCTCAACTCTTGGGGTTTTTATCTTTATTATGCTTGGTATACCTCCAAAAATTGTATGGGCAGGACCCAATGTAATAATAGGAGGTTTTTTATTTGGACTTGGTATTGTAATTGCAGGAGGTTGTGAATGTGGATGGATGTATCGTGCTATGGAAGGGCAGGTTCATTATGTGATTGTAGGCATAGGAAATTTAATTGGTTCCATTCTGCTTGCATATACTTGGCCACTTTACTCTCAAGTCCTAGCCAAGGATTACCCAAGAATTAATCTTTTAGAGAGCTTTGGAAATTATGGTGGCCTATTTATTAATTATATTTTTCTCATCCTATTTTTATGCTTCATACTTTTCTTAGAAAAAAAGATTCAAATAAGAATTAAAAAGGAGTTAAAGCAATGA
- the folE gene encoding GTP cyclohydrolase I FolE, whose amino-acid sequence MLDFKEFLLQIGEDPSREGLRETPFRIKKLYENIFDGYKQDIHQALGSVFNEENFDEMITLKDIEFYSMCEHHLLPFFGFVNIGYIPDKKLAGIGGLARLVDIFSHRLQIQERLTTQIADTLMELLEPKGVMVTCKATHLCMRMQGIQKQHSSIHTSALRGIFKSDSKTRAEFIALTT is encoded by the coding sequence ATGCTTGATTTCAAAGAATTCTTATTACAAATTGGAGAGGATCCCTCAAGAGAGGGTTTAAGAGAAACCCCTTTTAGAATCAAAAAACTTTATGAAAATATTTTTGATGGTTACAAGCAAGATATACACCAAGCTCTAGGCAGTGTTTTTAATGAAGAAAATTTTGATGAAATGATTACACTCAAAGATATCGAATTTTACTCAATGTGTGAGCATCACCTCTTACCATTTTTTGGCTTTGTCAATATCGGATATATTCCAGATAAAAAACTTGCGGGTATTGGAGGATTGGCAAGGTTGGTTGATATTTTTTCTCATCGCTTGCAAATACAAGAAAGACTGACTACACAAATTGCAGATACGCTAATGGAGCTTCTTGAACCAAAAGGGGTAATGGTAACTTGCAAGGCCACCCATCTTTGTATGAGAATGCAAGGAATCCAAAAACAGCATTCTAGTATTCATACAAGCGCATTAAGGGGGATTTTTAAAAGTGATTCTAAAACAAGAGCAGAATTTATTGCCCTTACAACCTAA
- the htpX gene encoding zinc metalloprotease HtpX — MHFQEIIRKNHQKSLFVILTYIAIFVFIGLLADIVYLNAQDFSGTLIKLISFQIFPTCSFTMLCIASIITLYTINNFDRIMLSGNHYREIDPSKKLSSLELRIYQLLKDLVKKSDLNFTPRLYIMEAPYMNAFASGWNEKNSLIALTSSLINHLNDDELQAVIAHELSHIRHGDIRLTMCVGILSNIFLLVVNYFTLFSYGRNNAKGASFARGILLILQIFLPIFSILLQRYLSRSREYMADSGAAFLMQNSDPMIRALQKISQDYAKSDYSKIDTNPTRAAAYIFSNEAFSTHPSIQNRIKVLLGKKYA; from the coding sequence ATGCATTTTCAAGAAATTATTAGAAAAAATCATCAAAAAAGCCTATTTGTAATTCTAACCTATATTGCAATTTTTGTTTTTATTGGACTTCTAGCTGACATTGTTTATTTAAATGCCCAAGATTTTTCTGGCACACTCATTAAGCTTATAAGTTTTCAAATCTTTCCTACTTGTAGTTTTACTATGCTTTGTATTGCTTCAATCATCACTCTTTATACAATCAATAATTTTGACCGCATTATGCTAAGTGGAAATCACTATAGGGAAATAGATCCTTCAAAAAAGCTAAGTTCTTTGGAGCTAAGAATCTACCAACTTTTAAAAGATCTTGTTAAAAAATCTGATCTTAATTTTACGCCAAGACTTTATATTATGGAAGCTCCCTATATGAATGCTTTTGCAAGTGGTTGGAATGAAAAGAATTCTCTAATTGCCCTAACCTCATCTCTTATCAATCATTTAAATGATGATGAACTCCAAGCAGTCATTGCTCACGAGCTTAGCCATATAAGACATGGTGATATAAGGCTTACAATGTGTGTAGGCATTTTAAGCAATATTTTTTTACTAGTGGTGAATTATTTTACACTCTTTTCATATGGTAGAAATAATGCTAAGGGCGCAAGTTTTGCAAGAGGTATTTTACTGATTTTGCAAATTTTCTTACCTATTTTTAGCATTTTATTACAAAGATATTTGAGTAGAAGTAGAGAATATATGGCAGATAGTGGAGCTGCGTTTTTAATGCAAAATAGCGATCCTATGATTAGGGCTTTACAAAAAATTTCTCAAGATTATGCAAAAAGCGATTACAGTAAAATAGATACAAACCCCACAAGGGCAGCTGCTTACATCTTTAGCAACGAAGCTTTTAGCACACATCCTAGTATACAAAATAGAATCAAAGTGCTTTTAGGAAAAAAATATGCTTGA
- the truD gene encoding tRNA pseudouridine(13) synthase TruD: MTQKIYALNHSPIDFYFSQNPRDFMVREIPLYPFSQHGEHLILNIRKKGLNTQDVIKILSSFLGCKSQEIGYAGLKDKSATTTQHFSINKKFTHNLSSHLKKLEDLGIKILSQNYHNNKIKLGHLKGNDFFIRLKRVTPTNATQIIQAIENIKLYGLPNYFGYQRFGKDKNNHLEGQKIIHKQVRYRNKTLQNFLISSYQSDLFNQWLSYRLKLSKIFFHFNINEIKEALKLENIFWEKEKIKSIKNQPHLFKIFQGDVLQHFPFGKFFHTQLQQEDIQRFKERQLSPTGPIYGKKIFLSQDDSQGIEERFLDPQIYVDGSRRYAWIWPENIHYRYIEQEAWLELEFFLPKGSYATILIEEVAHRPIWID, from the coding sequence ATGACCCAAAAAATTTATGCACTAAATCATTCTCCTATTGACTTTTATTTTTCTCAAAATCCTAGGGATTTTATGGTGAGAGAGATACCTCTTTACCCATTTTCTCAACATGGCGAACACCTGATCTTAAATATCAGAAAAAAGGGATTAAATACGCAAGATGTAATAAAAATACTCTCTTCTTTTTTAGGATGCAAATCTCAAGAAATAGGATATGCAGGGCTCAAAGATAAATCTGCAACAACAACACAACATTTTTCAATTAATAAAAAATTTACACACAACCTCTCTTCCCATTTAAAAAAGCTTGAAGACTTAGGTATTAAGATACTCTCACAAAATTACCACAACAATAAAATCAAACTCGGGCATCTAAAAGGTAATGATTTTTTTATTCGTTTAAAAAGAGTGACACCAACTAATGCAACTCAAATTATTCAAGCCATAGAAAATATTAAGCTTTATGGATTACCTAATTATTTTGGATATCAAAGATTTGGAAAAGATAAAAATAATCATCTTGAAGGCCAAAAAATAATCCATAAACAAGTAAGATATCGCAACAAAACCCTTCAAAACTTTCTTATTTCAAGCTATCAAAGCGATTTGTTTAACCAATGGTTATCCTATCGCCTTAAACTAAGTAAGATATTTTTTCACTTCAATATTAATGAGATTAAAGAAGCGCTCAAGCTAGAAAATATTTTTTGGGAGAAAGAAAAAATAAAATCCATTAAAAACCAACCACATCTTTTTAAAATTTTTCAAGGTGATGTTCTCCAACATTTTCCTTTTGGAAAATTTTTTCACACACAGCTACAACAAGAAGATATCCAAAGATTTAAAGAAAGGCAACTATCCCCAACAGGACCAATCTATGGCAAAAAAATCTTTTTGAGTCAAGATGATAGCCAAGGCATTGAAGAAAGATTCTTAGATCCCCAAATCTATGTGGATGGAAGTAGAAGATATGCTTGGATTTGGCCAGAAAATATTCACTATAGATACATAGAACAGGAGGCTTGGCTAGAGTTAGAGTTTTTTCTCCCTAAGGGAAGTTATGCTACAATCCTTATTGAAGAAGTTGCACATAGACCTATATGGATTGATTAG
- a CDS encoding alanine racemase, which produces MAEIFICSKSYKNNLDTIAQHIKSKEKIGIVLKDNAYGHGLLEIATLAHQYGIKSVFVKNEFEARQISHLFQHITVLYGGISDNSIPNIYPTIHSESQLDLIPKNTSIELKVNIGMNRNGINPDHLEEFIQKILDKKLKLFGVFAHNGYSDDKDSSFEDHQEAFRQIKEKVKLLAKKKGFQIPRFHSLNSSGTLRSNNIDDDLVRIGIASYGYLSTDFEIPSARNLKPVASLYADKICTHFLRKGAKIGYSGVTELQEDSYVSTYDIGYGDGLFRFNGKQKKFFTADGFLLLPKTSMDCFSALSTQDRICVFKDARELAEIFHTIPYEILTNLSSFIKRTIV; this is translated from the coding sequence ATGGCAGAAATTTTTATTTGTTCTAAATCTTATAAAAATAATCTTGATACCATCGCTCAACATATAAAGTCTAAAGAGAAGATTGGTATTGTTTTAAAAGACAATGCATATGGGCATGGGTTATTAGAAATTGCTACTTTAGCACACCAATATGGTATCAAGAGTGTTTTTGTAAAAAATGAATTTGAGGCAAGACAAATTTCACATTTATTCCAACATATCACAGTTTTATATGGTGGAATTAGTGATAATTCTATACCAAATATCTACCCTACAATCCATTCAGAATCCCAGCTTGACCTAATACCAAAAAATACCTCCATAGAATTAAAAGTCAATATCGGTATGAATCGCAATGGCATCAACCCTGATCACTTAGAGGAATTTATACAAAAAATTTTAGATAAAAAGCTTAAGCTTTTTGGTGTTTTCGCCCACAATGGTTATAGCGATGATAAAGATAGTAGCTTTGAAGACCACCAAGAAGCCTTTAGACAGATCAAAGAAAAAGTAAAGCTCCTTGCCAAAAAAAAGGGATTTCAAATCCCAAGATTCCATTCTTTAAATTCTTCAGGAACCCTTAGGAGTAATAATATTGATGATGATTTAGTTCGGATTGGGATTGCTAGCTATGGATATCTTTCTACAGATTTTGAAATTCCAAGTGCTAGGAATCTAAAACCTGTAGCAAGCTTATATGCTGATAAAATTTGCACACACTTTTTAAGAAAGGGAGCTAAAATTGGCTATAGCGGTGTTACAGAGCTTCAAGAAGATAGCTATGTAAGCACTTATGATATTGGTTATGGTGATGGATTATTTCGCTTTAATGGGAAACAAAAAAAATTCTTTACTGCCGATGGTTTTTTACTTCTACCTAAAACCTCTATGGATTGTTTCTCTGCGCTTAGCACTCAAGATAGAATCTGTGTGTTTAAAGATGCAAGAGAATTGGCAGAGATATTTCACACCATCCCTTATGAGATTCTTACTAACCTATCCTCTTTTATTAAAAGAACTATTGTCTAA
- a CDS encoding c-type cytochrome: MKKLVLLMAFGIASLCLADAPAVFKKCQACHGPTGQKLAPGSKATIAGLSKEKLLEDLKGYKAGTADNGGNKKIMYAQMKNVSDEDIEALAEYISQLPAK, translated from the coding sequence ATGAAGAAACTCGTATTGCTTATGGCTTTTGGTATTGCTAGCCTTTGTTTAGCAGATGCTCCTGCTGTATTCAAAAAATGCCAAGCTTGTCATGGACCAACAGGTCAAAAACTTGCTCCTGGTTCTAAAGCTACAATTGCTGGTCTTTCAAAAGAGAAATTATTGGAAGATCTTAAGGGTTATAAAGCTGGAACAGCTGATAATGGTGGTAACAAAAAAATTATGTATGCTCAAATGAAGAATGTTTCTGATGAAGATATCGAGGCATTAGCAGAGTATATTTCACAATTACCAGCAAAATAA
- the recR gene encoding recombination mediator RecR: MKSYKKGMQSFNSLVEALEQIPTIGKKSALKMAYTLGVENKFLGLKIAHCIENAIHNIRKCSFCNALSENELCDICSDSTRDHTKICFVLHSRDIFTLEETNEYNGLYYVIESLEDMDFNLLKKEIQKKEIKELIFAFTPTLANEGIMLFIEDKLQDLDLVFSKIAQGVPTGVGLENVDQLSLSKALSSRVKI, encoded by the coding sequence ATGAAATCATATAAAAAAGGAATGCAAAGTTTTAATTCTTTAGTTGAAGCATTAGAGCAGATTCCAACAATTGGAAAAAAAAGTGCCTTAAAAATGGCCTATACTTTAGGGGTAGAAAATAAATTTTTAGGCCTAAAGATTGCACATTGCATAGAAAATGCTATCCATAACATTAGAAAATGCTCTTTTTGTAATGCCTTAAGTGAGAATGAACTCTGTGATATTTGTTCAGATTCTACAAGAGATCATACAAAAATTTGTTTTGTTTTACACTCTAGAGATATCTTTACTCTTGAAGAAACAAATGAATACAATGGACTTTATTATGTGATAGAAAGTCTTGAAGATATGGATTTTAATCTACTCAAAAAAGAAATACAAAAAAAAGAAATTAAAGAACTTATTTTTGCCTTCACTCCCACTTTAGCAAATGAAGGTATTATGTTATTTATTGAAGACAAACTACAAGATTTAGATCTTGTCTTTAGCAAAATTGCACAGGGTGTTCCAACTGGTGTAGGTCTTGAGAATGTCGATCAGTTATCTTTATCCAAAGCCCTAAGCTCAAGAGTAAAAATTTAA